From the Methanobacterium spitsbergense genome, one window contains:
- a CDS encoding PhoU domain-containing protein: protein MKRSNSTLKAILDVILHDNPSTQDEIAEKLGLTRRYVTKLLQPLVKRGVVRRAYILDLKKFDEFSEMFDEEKTSREYAGAYLIKDMLKNMVEHVCKQFDMSFESFVNYNDEMANKALEMDYISNNMHEKVRSSVDTVISINPYSEFSKTMVFSEVAYDLERIADHTCHIANFVLNGCYEVDPEMLEVLNSMYLTSRKMVKYSMQGFLNEELDLKEKVMDYEEKIHELQKKALNNIAIQMAEDDVMDKDRSTYYLTLSRVVKAFERIGDISVEIIDTAGEFYRNIPRTTTPERFRRRSSE from the coding sequence ATGAAACGATCTAACAGCACGTTGAAAGCCATACTTGATGTAATATTACATGACAATCCCTCAACTCAGGATGAAATAGCTGAAAAACTTGGATTGACTCGAAGATATGTTACTAAATTACTACAGCCCCTTGTTAAACGTGGTGTTGTTAGAAGAGCATATATTCTCGATTTGAAGAAGTTTGACGAATTTTCAGAAATGTTTGATGAAGAAAAAACTTCAAGAGAATACGCTGGAGCGTATCTCATTAAAGATATGTTAAAGAACATGGTTGAACATGTTTGCAAACAGTTTGATATGTCATTTGAATCCTTTGTAAATTATAATGATGAGATGGCTAATAAAGCACTTGAAATGGATTATATTAGTAACAACATGCATGAAAAGGTTCGATCTTCAGTTGATACAGTTATATCAATAAATCCCTATTCTGAATTTAGTAAAACAATGGTATTCAGTGAAGTTGCTTACGATCTTGAACGTATTGCAGATCACACCTGTCATATTGCCAATTTTGTATTAAATGGTTGTTATGAAGTCGATCCAGAGATGTTAGAGGTACTTAACTCTATGTACTTAACATCACGAAAAATGGTTAAATATTCCATGCAAGGGTTTTTAAACGAAGAATTAGATTTAAAAGAAAAAGTCATGGATTACGAAGAGAAAATTCATGAACTCCAGAAAAAAGCCCTTAACAACATCGCAATTCAAATGGCTGAGGATGATGTTATGGATAAGGATCGTTCAACTTATTATTTAACTTTATCCAGAGTGGTTAAAGCATTTGAAAGGATTGGAGATATATCTGTAGAAATAATCGATACTGCTGGCGAATTTTACAGAAATATACCTAGAACAACCACACCTGAACGTTTCAGGAGAAGATCTTCAGAATAA